One Glycine max cultivar Williams 82 chromosome 1, Glycine_max_v4.0, whole genome shotgun sequence genomic window, ATAATACGATTACACAATGTTATaacaaaattgatattaatgttGTACCTAATACTATTATAGAATGCTATACATAAATCAACAATTCCTTCTTAGGTTCACATAAAAATTCAGATGACCCAACTATTTTTTATGTGCAATGTGGCCACCATTATGCATATTAACCATTGAAACACAAGAAATAATCAATACACAATTGTAATCACATTAATGAAATTGTAGCAAAACTGATTTGCATAAAAGCCAATTGCAAGAGGTAACAAAACAAAGCTCACATATTAAATTGCGAAGTAGTCTTTGATAATAGACTACATGTATATAAATCATACTAAATCATAATAGGATACTACCTTGCAACCTACTAGTCCTAGGTTGTTGTCGTTGATACAACATCACAAGTCACAGTTAGCAAAATATAGTTTGTGCCTTAGAAAACTTGTAGTGGTTGTCTCATGGATGGAGATACTATTTGATTTTTTGGAAAAGAGGACTTTGAATTTTAAACCCAAGATTGCACTCAAAATGTCATGATTTTGTACTCTTCTTTGGACCTTGATATACATATTTGCTTGTATATGATTTGTAAGGGTACTCAATCAGATATTAATAAGCCTCTCTATAGGAGTGTTATACAGGCAGTGTCATCATTTCAGGATACTAATGCAGCCTCAAAATAATATTGCTTGGCACTTCGTAGCACATACCAATTTGAGCAGCTTCAAAAGAGTACAAATATTTTCGAAGTAAGTAGAAAAAGCACTGATCATAAAGAAAAGCCAAGCAACAACACGGACACGATAGAAAAGCTTGTCTAATAATACTGATATGTCATGGAAGTTGAGAATGACCTTTGATCAAAAGAAAAGGTGTAGGAGAAGTGTGGACTGACATGACAAATATTGGAAAATTATTGAGAAggtgttaatataatattttcaaacatataaaaggtcgttaatgtaatgttttcaaatttaaaggaAAGTTAGtgtaagaaaatagaaaaaggtGGAATTATGTGTAATTTGATAAAAGCTTAGAGTGTGTTGCTGTAATTTGCTCATGAAATTATAAAGCATGATAGgtcaatgtaatttttaaatgcaATTCCATTGTGACACACGGGAAAAGCGTTTGTGTATTAAACATATTGGATGGAGAAGGTAACTTATGATGAAATTTATTTCATGATCCAAAATTTCGTCACGTTCTTGAGGAAAATATCAAAGAGCAAGGAATTACATGATGAAATGATGAACAACTATATTAGACAACATAACTTACACTTTTAATGTACACAAAAGGTACAAATAGTACAACATCATCAAAAACCTGTGTTCACTGGGCAAACCTGTTTAAACCTTTTGCCCTTGCCTCTTGCATCAGTGTTGAACTATTTGTTTATTAGGATTTGCACTGATAGGCCCTGATCAAAACTTAGGCCTTAGACTAAAAAAGAATACGATAACATCAAAATAAAGATGACAAGTGAGGTGAGAAAAATTCTTCCTCACTGGATGTTTCTTCCAGAAAACTAGGTGATCTGCTCTTCCTTCAACCGAAGCCGTGCAACCGGCTGTTGTTCATTTCCTCCCATACCTCTGCTGCCAAAATTATGCTTCTCAGGATTGGTATTATGCGATTTTAACTGTGATGCAGTATTGCTGGCCATAGTGTGGCTGTTATTCTTAGCTGCTGGCACATCATGATTGTGTTTTCCTTCATATGTTGTTATGACAGCTTTAGGATCTGTTGAAGCCCTCTCCACGTGCTTCCGCACATTGCAACCTTGGGTTGTACATTTGTAATAGCTCCTGTGCATGATATAAGCAAGCATCAGCATTATTTTTTCAGCACAAGACAAGGTTAATGAGGCCAATGTTACATAAAGTAGTATATGTAATCTGGGCgatgaatatgaaaaaattgagcATTTCTTTGGGTGATAAACTTTTAACAAGTTCAGGGCAATCATAACAGTCATGACTAGTTCGATAGATGCAATCGAAGTGTGGAGGAGAAGCAATATCACCTAGGATAAGGGTTGCCTTTGACAACTTTCTGCCCATATTTTCGCCATCTATACCCATCATCCAAGAGATCAACTTCACTTGTTGTTTGCACAATGATTCGAGGCTCAGTGACAGTCCTATGTGAAGAAGCTGGATCTGACTGCGAGACTTCTGCTTTTCTGCAGAATTATAACAACTCTAAGATCAGAAAAGACAAATGATGTTAGGAAccaagaataaaaatgaaaagaaaagaaatattttattgaattgaatggaaagaacagaaaataggagagagagaTCTCCTCCAAAGGTTTCGTCTTTTGTCTTCACCAAGGATCTCCTTTCACAAAGAACAAAAACTCAATTTACAAATGATAACCAAATAGAATGAATCCTTTCCCCTTAATTCCCCTTATTTACATCTAATTAATTCCTATGACCAACTAATTAATTACTCTAACTCTGTAACTAGTTTTCCCTTCCCTTCTATCTAACTCCTAGCAAACGATTATCCAACAAGAACAGATTTATATAGAATAAAACCTTACCTCCTCTTGGGGTCAGGCTCAACATTTTTCTCATCCACTTCGGTTTCATGATCGCCTACTTCCTCGCTTTCACTTGTTCCTGATAGATGATCAGCTGTTGCCTGACTTGACTCTGGATCCATCTTAGACATCGAGTTCGTAGTTGTCCCTTGATAAGTTGAATCTACACTCCCTTGGATATTTGAATTTGCATTTGAAGTCATGGTGTCTTTTGAGCGCTTGTTAGGATGAGGACGTTGATGGTTGTGTTCTCCTTTATAAATAATTGCAGTTACATGACCCTCAAGTGAGCGCTCGACCTTTTTCTTGACAGAACAGTTTGGATGCGTGCACTTGTAATAACTTCGAGGAAACTCACTACCCTTCACCTGTTTCTGTCCATACTTCCTCCAGTTGTAGCCATCATCTGCCGGCTTATCAACATTCAACAATGAAGATTGCAATCTTTGTTCAGAATGAGAATGATCTGCTGATTCAGTCATTGTGGCCCAAGAGTCTGCATTTAAGGGTGGAATCAGCTGTTGTGTTGTATTGAAAGTAGCTGCAGAAGCCTGTGTCAATGAATGTTCAGCCTGGATATGCATATTTGAGTTGGCTTGTGAAGCCTGAGCTGAGACCTGTGTTAGGGCCTGCTGGTGTGTCATTCCAAAAGACACCTACAAGTGTCACAAATCAGGTTCTCAGGAGAATAAGGAGGAagtataattacttaaaaaatatcatatgtgACTGTTATTCTAACAAAGAGTGGCTGTATGCGGTTTCCTGTAGCGCTGTATGCGGTTTCCTGTAGCACTGTTCAATATCATGCaagcaataaaattttcattatcaTGTAGATTTAGATATCTGATATAATCCAAGAAGTAgcctttaaatttttgttatctCACCACAACATATTTACTAGATATTCACATTTAGATAACCATTGTTTAGTGGGTACAATCTATATCCTATTATCCTTATTAAGTATTATTTTTGCTAGGGCCTGAATACAACTTTGTTGTATTAGAAATAGTATTATAGAATTTATAGTAGACCTAAGCCTAAGCATCCAGTTAAGGGATCAGTTTGAAGCTCCTGTTGAGTAATTCAAATGGAATTGAGTGTGTTTGGGTGAGTGTTcattaaattgattttgcaaaattgatttgtattaaaattgattttgaaataaaatgatttatgtttggttgtttttattataaaataaattaacaataaaacttagtataaattttattaatattattcaacacaaaatctatttaaaattacttcaactcaattaattttgaatacatAATCAATTTTTCTAAGTGAGACCAaacatgtaaatatttatttaaaataacattatttgatATCTCAATGTGATTTTGGATGATTCAATGTGAATCCAAGCATGCACCGAGTGTAACCCCTTAACGTAGCATAACCATCCATGATTGTACAGTTTCCATCTTGAATCTTGGAAAACAGATATATTACTCAAGGATAGCTTAGAAAACCTACTGTCTAAAACTGTTCATACATAGTACATATGCTAGTCCTTTACTATGTTTCTTCAAAACAATTCCTGCTTGTTTCATGAAAAAAAGGGGGGATTGAGGTACAGAAAAGCTTGTACTTAAGAGTTATGACATTATTAATGAAAAGTTTGTGCACAAGCAATCCATTGTTTCCACCTTAAAAGATAGTTTTAAAACAGCATGGTTCCTTAATCGGAAAAGATAGTTTTCATTCAGGTTGAATGCACCAACATGCGTCCAAATTCTTTAAGTTTCACTGTTATCTGCCTTTTAGATCCTGGTGTTCAtaagatgataaaaatataagaatgacTCACCCCTAAATGTGGTATATCTGGTGAACAATAATCAAGTTTTCAATTCAACGAAAGTGACACCACCTCCAAAATAGTAAAGTTGGCAGAAGCCAActccaaatgtttttttttttttaattaagttgccAAAATGAAACTTCAGaacaactatttttctttttataaatttcaaaatttaatattaaagacAGCTCCCATTATTCTACAATACCACTCATTGCCCATTTAAGAAGCCTGTCAATTGAACATACAAGTTGGCGAGCAATAAATATAGGAAAGTTAAGGATGTTGAGGGAGTCAATATGCTATGAAAATGAGGATACCATAGGTGGTACACCAATATAATCTTTTAACAAATGGGTAACGGAATGGCTTCAGATGTGTTTGACATGTTCAGAAAATATTTCAGAAATACccactattttattttgatcttgtCTTATTTTAGTACTAGAAGTAACAATATCCAGCATCATATATATACTCGTATTGGTCATCTCTCATATGCAATGTATTGTATACATAATCAATGTTTCAGCGTAAAAAAATGGGGAAGTAAATTCATCTCTCCTCCTGGGTAAGTTTCAAACACAATACCTTTTGCAATAGCAACACAAGTAAATTCTACACGTTGTAGTAATCTCCACTCCACCATTTAAAGAatccccaaaaaaaataaaaaatcccacCCTTAAATTGaaggaaagaaattaaatattcacATTCAATAACTCCACATTCATTGGAATAGATTCCATGAATCTAATCAAAGGCTTATAGCTACCATTACCACTTCAGCACCTATAGAGTAGAACTCAAACCTGACATATATTGCTCACACTTGCTAAATTGAGTAAAAACTTAAATGCGTTCCTACAAACATAACAAACACCAGAGACTCCCATCAAAACTCCACAAACAATCTTCCCTGCCTATTCTCAGAAACCAAGTAAGGCCCTCAGTAGATAAATTTCTCCATAAATacttataggaaaagaaaataaaaagaaagaataaagctTATGTATAAGATAATTTGTATAAGCTCCTTCATATTATCTTTTCTAAAAGTGCTTATGAATAAATTCATCTATATAGAGCCTAACAAACTAACGTACAACGCCTCAAGGTGCTTTGTAAGTTACACccgaatcaaaatcaaacttttaCTTCACTAATcagcatataaaaaaaagtcaatatcAAAAAGTCAATTACTTAGATGTCAAACTTCAATTTTAATCAAAGAACAATACAACTAAAAGCAGCTAAATTTTTAATCTTCGCATCAAAAACTTAGTCCAAACCAGAagcaaaaagaacaaaaaaaaaagcatgttttcaaacatgtttCATAACTGAAAATGCAAGCAACACAAGAGGAACTCGCACATGATGACTCAGAGAGGGAACTACACAATAATACCTGAGAAGGTGAAAAGAGACTAGGTGAGTCCATCACTCCGTCGGCGACAGCTCCGGCCACCGGAGAAGCCATAGCTCCGGCGAGGAGCTGAGAGAAGGACTTTCCATCATCCCCATCACCCAAAAAGCCAGAAAGCAGAGTCATGGGACCAGGGCTGAACCCTCCATTGAAAAGGGTCTCCATGGAACCCGACCGCGGCGGCAGAGTGATGGTGGGTCGTGGCGGCGCCGCCTCCTTCCACGGCGGCCGGTCCCCACCTCCGCCGCCAGCCATCCAAATTCAATGGAAGGAAAGAAAAGGTTCAAACTTTTGTGatgaaaaaacagaaaaaagtgacaaaagaagaaaattttgcagcttctttttgctttttctCTCTGTGTCTTAATTTGGAAACTGGAAAAAGTTTGAAGCTTTTGAGTTGGAGGTACAATCTTACGTGATTTTCTGTGATGGGTTTGGTGGATCTGATTGAAGAAAAACTGGCAAAAAGTCCACGCTTTAGTTGCCCAACCAAATGctatatgttttcatttttttttcctttcacaaatttttattttttttggttatgaATTGGCTTCCTGTGCATTAATTAATAACtctgcatttttttataactaaggTGTACTTTTTGTTTAGAAGAATTAAACGTTTTCTTTACAAATAGtatctttttgtaaaaaaaaaaatatctttctcgaaatagaagttttttttttttaagaaactgcTGGTATTCTTTACGGGAAATAATTTGAGTTAATATATAGATCAATTTAAgaagttaatttcttttaacaaatattctaaaataatacaAACAATTGTACATTGCATACCCTTAATTAatacaattcattttttttttataattcttatctCTCTTTCTGTCATTACACTACCtattatatttttctgttaTATCTCTAACCGTTGGCACATGAATGTACATAAGTCTCTATTCTTCATCCTTTAATAATCAACTTAAAATCCAACAAAAACGAAGCATTGACAAAATTCTAATAAACTTGTTACACTAACTTGTaagaaaatcaagaaaatgatatttgaaTTTACGTATTAGTTTGTCGTTTTCAAACCAACTTGAAAACTAAACGAAATGTAAATGTACCTCTCAACGAATTGTCAAGTCTCCTTTAATTTATCCTGctatacattttcttttttgaagaattcttatatataaaattgagaAATCGAGAAATGGAGTAaatatagttttaattaaataagtttcaTATCCcagttttttctcttattttgaaaaacaaaacataaatgatCTCatttagaaatagaaaaatgagaataataattaacaaaaaaatgaaataggaaTGGAAAATCGAAGAATATAGTTTAGTTGATTGAACCAAACGCGTGGGTTGATGTAAACCTTTGATATCTGTCTTTTATTCTTACAGAACTATGAAGAAATAGAAATGAAGAGAGTTTTGTATGGTTGTTGGTAAATTTACAAAGTATTTTTATGAGCCTCTAAATTAATAgaagatataaaattaacatgCTTACATttctcattaaattttaattcaattggtagtgaaatttatcaaacaaatcatcaatcacatGGAAATTTGAAGagatttaaagttaaaattcaaaagaattattagaaatgaaaaaaaatgaaaaacttacCAAATATGCAAAAGAGTTTGTTTTATGAGATACAAGCATTTAACAAAACTTTTCGTAAAATTAAATCACatcacaaatataaataaattatgcagATTATAAATTATTCGGATGGCTACTAGTTACTTTGTGTTTGTGTGAATCTagattttttactaaaaaatattttaagaaagtgaaaatcataaattacaaacatgcagtaaaaaaacaaaaaaaaaacttactaaCATATTACTTGTAAGTTTTAAATAACATGCTGATATATTtagcaaattccttattgaaaatacaaagaaaaatatttaaacaaaaatcaaaacatttataacattgaaaatataaaaatatttgacaaaATGTTAATATCTTCCAATTGAATTTGTCAAAAACCAGTTAGAAACTTAAATTGATAAGATATTTGAGACGGGTTATATCACTTAT contains:
- the WRKY9 gene encoding probable WRKY transcription factor 4; the protein is MAGGGGGDRPPWKEAAPPRPTITLPPRSGSMETLFNGGFSPGPMTLLSGFLGDGDDGKSFSQLLAGAMASPVAGAVADGVMDSPSLFSPSQVSFGMTHQQALTQVSAQASQANSNMHIQAEHSLTQASAATFNTTQQLIPPLNADSWATMTESADHSHSEQRLQSSLLNVDKPADDGYNWRKYGQKQVKGSEFPRSYYKCTHPNCSVKKKVERSLEGHVTAIIYKGEHNHQRPHPNKRSKDTMTSNANSNIQGSVDSTYQGTTTNSMSKMDPESSQATADHLSGTSESEEVGDHETEVDEKNVEPDPKRRKAEVSQSDPASSHRTVTEPRIIVQTTSEVDLLDDGYRWRKYGQKVVKGNPYPRSYYKCTTQGCNVRKHVERASTDPKAVITTYEGKHNHDVPAAKNNSHTMASNTASQLKSHNTNPEKHNFGSRGMGGNEQQPVARLRLKEEQIT